The following proteins are encoded in a genomic region of Hoeflea phototrophica DFL-43:
- a CDS encoding ABC transporter substrate-binding protein, with amino-acid sequence MKKTISITMGLALSLMAGSALAADKLTLQLKWVTQAQFAGYYVAKDKGMYEAAGLDIEIKPGGPDIAPPQVIAGGGADVIVDWMPSALASREKGVALVNIAQPFKSSGMMLTCRKETGIASPADFKGKTLGVWFFGNEYPFLSWMSQLGIPTEGGADGVEVLKQGFNVDPLIQKQADCVSTMTYNEYWQVIDAGLSADDLVTFKYEDEGVATLEDGLYVLESSLEDPEMVDKLARFVKASMEGWKWAEENPDEAAEIVLENDASGAQTEKHQKRMMGEIAKLTAGSDGTLDEADYQRTVDTLMKGGSDPVITKVPEGAWTSAVTDKMKAM; translated from the coding sequence ATGAAAAAGACGATCTCAATCACCATGGGGCTTGCCCTTTCGCTGATGGCCGGATCGGCACTTGCAGCCGACAAGCTGACGCTGCAGCTCAAATGGGTCACCCAGGCCCAGTTCGCTGGCTACTATGTGGCCAAGGACAAGGGCATGTACGAGGCCGCCGGCCTTGATATCGAAATCAAGCCGGGCGGCCCGGACATCGCGCCTCCGCAGGTGATCGCAGGCGGCGGCGCCGACGTCATCGTCGACTGGATGCCTTCGGCTCTCGCCAGCCGCGAAAAGGGTGTCGCACTGGTCAACATCGCCCAGCCGTTCAAGTCGTCGGGCATGATGCTGACCTGCCGCAAGGAAACCGGCATTGCTTCGCCGGCAGACTTCAAGGGCAAAACGCTGGGCGTCTGGTTCTTCGGCAACGAATATCCGTTCCTGTCCTGGATGAGCCAGCTCGGCATTCCGACCGAAGGTGGCGCCGATGGCGTTGAAGTGCTCAAGCAGGGCTTCAATGTCGATCCGCTGATCCAGAAGCAGGCCGATTGCGTGTCGACCATGACCTACAACGAATATTGGCAGGTCATCGACGCAGGTCTTTCCGCCGACGATTTGGTCACCTTCAAATATGAAGATGAAGGTGTGGCGACCCTCGAGGACGGCCTTTATGTGCTCGAATCGAGCCTTGAAGATCCGGAGATGGTCGACAAGCTTGCCCGTTTCGTCAAAGCCTCGATGGAAGGCTGGAAATGGGCCGAGGAAAACCCGGATGAAGCAGCCGAGATCGTTCTCGAAAATGACGCCAGCGGCGCTCAGACCGAAAAGCACCAGAAGCGCATGATGGGTGAAATCGCCAAGCTGACCGCCGGCTCCGACGGTACGCTCGATGAAGCCGACTATCAGCGCACCGTCGACACGCTGATGAAGGGCGGTTCCGACCCGGTCATCACCAAGGTGCCGGAAGGCGCATGGACATCGGCCGTGACCGACAAGATGAAAGCCATGTGA
- the ade gene encoding adenine deaminase translates to MTSRLGDMIDQGQGKAPADIVLKGGKLFDLTTGELRDGDIAICGDRIVGTLESYSGIEEIDISGRIVVPGFIDTHLHIESSLVTPHEFDRCVLPRGVTTAICDPHEIANVIGATGIRYFLDCSEQTIMDIRVQLSSCVPATHLETAGARLDIEDLLPFRDHPQVIGLAEFMNFPGVLFKDPACMAKLEAFQGGHIDGHAPLLRGLGLNGYLAAGIRTEHESTTAEEALEKMSKGMHVLVREGSVSRDLDALIPIITERNSPFLALCTDDRNPLDIAEHGHLDYMIRHAIANGVEPLAIYRAASISAARAFGLRDRGLVAPGWRADLVVLDSLEDCNAQMVFSAGRRVTDALFATRKQTELVGTDSVRAPLVEAGSFTVRKNRSSTPVIGIVPGKIITERRDLDLAIDNGEKQIDLARDILKIAVIERHGKNGNIATGFVQGFGLKRGAIASTIGHDSHNICVVGATEADMAVAANRLSEIRGGFVVAEDGKVIAEIALPVAGLMSDQPYEWVRETLIPLRKAAKSLGGTLDEPFLQLAFLPLPVIPHLKISDRGMIDVDAFEIIDP, encoded by the coding sequence ATGACCAGCAGACTTGGTGACATGATTGATCAGGGCCAGGGCAAGGCACCGGCGGACATCGTTCTCAAGGGCGGCAAGCTGTTTGATCTGACCACCGGCGAGCTGCGCGACGGTGACATCGCCATCTGCGGCGACCGCATTGTCGGCACGCTTGAGAGCTATTCCGGCATCGAGGAAATCGACATCTCCGGCCGGATCGTGGTTCCGGGCTTCATCGACACCCATCTCCACATCGAGAGTTCACTGGTCACTCCGCATGAGTTTGACCGCTGCGTTCTGCCGCGCGGCGTCACCACCGCCATCTGCGATCCGCACGAGATCGCCAATGTCATAGGCGCCACCGGCATTCGTTACTTCCTCGATTGCTCCGAACAGACCATCATGGACATCCGCGTCCAGCTCTCAAGCTGCGTGCCAGCCACCCATCTCGAGACCGCCGGCGCGCGCCTCGACATCGAGGACCTGCTGCCGTTCCGCGACCACCCCCAGGTGATCGGTCTCGCCGAATTCATGAATTTTCCCGGCGTTCTGTTCAAGGACCCCGCCTGCATGGCCAAGCTCGAGGCGTTTCAGGGCGGTCACATCGATGGCCACGCGCCGCTCTTGCGCGGGCTCGGCCTCAACGGCTATCTCGCCGCCGGCATCCGCACCGAGCACGAATCCACCACCGCCGAGGAAGCGCTGGAGAAGATGTCCAAGGGCATGCATGTGCTGGTGCGCGAAGGCTCGGTCAGCCGCGATCTCGACGCGCTGATCCCGATCATCACCGAGCGCAATTCGCCCTTCCTGGCGCTCTGCACCGACGACCGCAACCCGCTCGACATCGCCGAGCACGGCCATCTCGACTACATGATCCGCCATGCCATCGCCAATGGCGTGGAGCCCTTGGCGATCTACCGCGCCGCTTCGATCTCCGCCGCCCGCGCCTTTGGCCTGCGCGACCGCGGCCTGGTGGCGCCCGGCTGGCGCGCCGACCTGGTGGTGCTCGACAGCCTTGAGGATTGCAACGCCCAGATGGTGTTCTCCGCTGGCCGCCGCGTCACCGACGCTCTGTTCGCCACCCGCAAGCAGACCGAACTGGTCGGCACCGACAGTGTCCGGGCGCCACTGGTCGAGGCAGGTTCCTTCACCGTTCGCAAGAACCGCAGTTCGACACCGGTGATCGGCATCGTGCCGGGCAAGATCATCACCGAACGCCGCGATCTCGATCTCGCCATCGACAATGGTGAGAAGCAGATCGATCTCGCCCGCGACATCCTCAAGATCGCGGTGATCGAGCGCCATGGCAAGAACGGCAACATCGCCACCGGCTTTGTTCAGGGCTTCGGCCTCAAGCGCGGCGCCATCGCCTCTACCATCGGCCATGACAGCCACAACATCTGCGTGGTTGGCGCGACCGAGGCGGACATGGCCGTCGCCGCCAACCGGCTGAGCGAAATCCGAGGCGGTTTCGTGGTTGCCGAGGACGGCAAGGTGATCGCCGAAATCGCCCTGCCGGTGGCCGGCCTGATGAGCGATCAGCCCTATGAATGGGTGCGAGAAACGCTAATCCCGCTACGCAAGGCGGCAAAATCATTGGGCGGCACGCTGGACGAGCCTTTCCTGCAGCTGGCCTTCCTGCCGCTGCCGGTGATCCCGCATCTCAAGATTTCCGATCGCGGCATGATCGATGTCGACGCCTTCGAGATCATCGATCCGTAA
- a CDS encoding endonuclease domain-containing protein has protein sequence MSPTIVDPKMIPRARRLRRTMTEGEKRLWSELRGFKRLYGLHVRKQVPIGPFVADFAIHSAKLVIEVDGEHHFTRQGMANDKRRDEWLKNAGYRVVRFNTGELSDTFDGCIEQILRELELMN, from the coding sequence ATGTCACCTACTATCGTCGATCCAAAAATGATTCCGCGAGCGCGCAGGCTTCGCCGAACCATGACAGAGGGTGAAAAAAGACTTTGGTCAGAACTCCGCGGTTTCAAAAGGCTCTACGGACTCCATGTCCGCAAACAAGTTCCAATCGGCCCTTTCGTTGCCGATTTCGCAATTCACTCCGCCAAGCTTGTTATCGAAGTGGACGGCGAGCATCATTTCACCCGGCAAGGGATGGCTAACGACAAACGACGCGATGAGTGGTTGAAAAATGCGGGCTACCGGGTTGTCCGGTTTAACACCGGTGAACTGTCTGACACATTCGACGGCTGCATCGAACAGATCCTTCGGGAGCTAGAACTGATGAATTGA
- a CDS encoding cupin domain-containing protein, whose product MKREPATATTLVDDERVRVTRFDFEPGQETGWHVHGHDYVVTPVTECVMVLEEPGGGAREVTMAAGDAYRRPLGVEHNVINGGTAPMTFVEVELK is encoded by the coding sequence ACCCGCCACCGCAACAACCCTGGTCGATGATGAGCGCGTCCGCGTGACGCGCTTCGACTTCGAACCCGGCCAGGAAACCGGATGGCATGTGCACGGCCATGATTATGTCGTCACACCGGTGACCGAATGCGTCATGGTGCTCGAGGAGCCGGGCGGCGGCGCGCGCGAAGTCACAATGGCGGCAGGCGACGCCTATCGCCGCCCGCTTGGCGTCGAACACAATGTCATCAACGGCGGCACCGCACCGATGACCTTCGTTGAAGTCGAACTGAAATAG
- a CDS encoding GNAT family N-acetyltransferase — MMTSAVRTQQAEPLIRMAELADLPTCAAIINDYIDATEWLPRTASRDAVEALFVPALLEKRRLFIAEERGEILGYLSMNPQDGFVPALYLSPAARGKGTGRLLLDAAKAAHPDSLELTVFERNTEALRFYAREGFVEDPSRRDDKTEEGIPTLWMRWPGEAA, encoded by the coding sequence ATGATGACTAGCGCTGTCCGGACTCAACAGGCCGAACCGTTGATACGCATGGCGGAACTCGCCGACCTGCCGACATGCGCGGCGATCATCAATGATTACATCGACGCCACCGAATGGCTGCCACGCACCGCCAGCCGCGATGCAGTGGAGGCGCTGTTCGTTCCGGCACTTCTCGAAAAACGTAGGCTCTTCATCGCCGAAGAGCGGGGCGAAATCCTGGGCTATCTGTCGATGAACCCGCAGGACGGTTTCGTGCCCGCGCTCTACCTGAGCCCCGCTGCGCGTGGCAAGGGAACAGGCCGGCTGCTGCTCGACGCAGCCAAGGCTGCCCATCCCGACAGCCTCGAGCTCACGGTGTTCGAACGAAACACCGAAGCGCTGCGGTTTTATGCGCGCGAAGGCTTTGTCGAGGATCCATCCCGGCGCGACGACAAGACCGAAGAAGGCATCCCGACGCTGTGGATGCGCTGGCCGGGAGAGGCCGCATGA
- a CDS encoding class II aldolase/adducin family protein, protein MTTSAKVLPMDRNDEQQLRIDLAAALRLAAYYDWHEGVANHFSAAVSADGKKFLINPRWKHFSRAKASELLLVDADDPDTMNRPDAPDPSAWSIHSAIHRNVPHARVALHIHPPYATTLATLKDPSIKPVDQVTARFFNRLAMDMNFGGIASEEAEGERIATTIGNHSAVMMANHGVTTLAPTVAEAFDAMYHLERAARTMVLAYSTGQPLNVMSDELAESVAREWDVYKDAEFSHFEEMKRVLDRENPGYAE, encoded by the coding sequence ATGACCACATCAGCCAAAGTTTTGCCAATGGACCGCAACGACGAGCAGCAGCTTCGGATCGATCTCGCAGCAGCCCTGCGCCTCGCCGCCTATTACGACTGGCACGAAGGCGTGGCCAATCACTTCTCCGCCGCGGTCTCGGCGGATGGCAAAAAGTTCCTGATCAATCCGCGCTGGAAGCATTTCTCCCGCGCCAAGGCGAGCGAATTGCTGCTGGTGGACGCGGATGATCCCGACACGATGAACCGGCCCGACGCGCCCGATCCGTCGGCATGGTCGATCCATTCTGCCATTCACCGCAATGTGCCCCACGCCCGTGTGGCGCTGCACATTCATCCGCCCTACGCGACCACGCTGGCAACACTCAAGGATCCGTCGATCAAACCGGTCGACCAAGTCACCGCACGCTTCTTCAACCGGCTGGCGATGGATATGAATTTCGGCGGCATCGCGTCAGAGGAAGCCGAGGGCGAACGCATCGCCACCACCATCGGCAATCACTCGGCCGTCATGATGGCCAATCACGGCGTGACCACCCTGGCACCGACCGTCGCCGAGGCCTTCGACGCGATGTACCATCTCGAGCGCGCCGCGCGGACCATGGTGCTGGCCTACTCAACCGGCCAGCCGCTGAACGTCATGAGCGACGAACTGGCGGAATCCGTGGCGCGCGAATGGGATGTCTACAAGGACGCCGAGTTCTCGCATTTCGAGGAAATGAAACGTGTGCTTGACCGTGAAAATCCCGGCTATGCGGAGTGA
- the hydA gene encoding dihydropyrimidinase produces MSTTVIKNGTIVTADLTYKADVMIEGGVITAIGPNLVGDKSLDATGCYVMPGGIDPHTHLEMPFMGTYSSDDFESGTRAALSGGTTMVIDFALPAPGQSLLEAISMWDNKSTRANCDYSFHMAITWWGEQVFNEMETVVKDRGITTFKHFMAYKGALMVDDDEMYSSFSRVGELGGIAMVHAENGDVVAQLQQKLLAEGNNGPEAHAFSRPAEVEGEATNRAIMIADMAGTPLYIVHTSCEQSHEAIRRARQKGMRVWGEPLIQHLTLDESEYAHPDWDHAARRVMSPPFRDKMHQDSLWAGLSAGSLQVVATDHCAFTTEQKRYGVGDFTKIPNGTGGLEDRMPMLWTYGVATGRLTMNEFVAVTSTNIAKILNTYPKKGAVLVGADADLVIWDPEKSKTISAGNQQSAIDYNVFEGKTVKGLPRYTLTRGMVAIDDGEIKTQEGHGQFVKRPPVTPINKALSTWKELTSPRKVERSGIPASGV; encoded by the coding sequence ATGAGCACCACTGTCATCAAGAACGGAACCATCGTCACCGCCGACCTGACCTACAAGGCAGACGTGATGATCGAGGGCGGCGTCATCACCGCCATCGGCCCCAACCTTGTCGGCGACAAGTCGCTCGATGCCACCGGCTGCTATGTCATGCCCGGCGGCATCGACCCGCACACCCATCTCGAAATGCCCTTCATGGGCACCTATTCGAGCGATGATTTTGAAAGCGGCACCCGTGCGGCACTGTCGGGCGGCACCACCATGGTGATCGACTTCGCCCTGCCCGCGCCCGGCCAGTCGCTGCTTGAAGCAATCTCCATGTGGGACAACAAATCGACCCGCGCCAATTGCGACTATTCCTTCCACATGGCGATCACCTGGTGGGGCGAGCAGGTGTTCAACGAGATGGAAACCGTGGTCAAGGATCGCGGCATCACCACCTTCAAACACTTCATGGCCTACAAGGGTGCGCTGATGGTGGATGATGACGAGATGTATTCCTCGTTCTCCCGCGTCGGCGAACTGGGCGGCATCGCCATGGTCCACGCCGAGAACGGCGACGTGGTGGCCCAGCTCCAGCAGAAGCTCCTCGCCGAAGGCAACAACGGTCCCGAGGCGCACGCCTTTTCGCGGCCCGCCGAAGTCGAGGGCGAAGCCACCAACCGCGCCATCATGATCGCCGACATGGCAGGCACACCGCTCTACATCGTGCACACATCCTGCGAGCAGAGCCACGAAGCCATCCGCCGCGCCCGTCAGAAGGGCATGCGCGTCTGGGGTGAGCCGCTGATCCAGCATCTCACACTGGATGAAAGCGAATATGCCCATCCCGATTGGGACCATGCCGCGCGCCGGGTGATGAGCCCGCCTTTCCGCGACAAGATGCATCAGGACAGCCTCTGGGCGGGCCTGTCGGCAGGCTCGCTGCAGGTGGTCGCCACCGACCATTGCGCCTTCACAACCGAACAGAAGCGCTATGGCGTCGGCGATTTCACCAAGATCCCCAACGGCACCGGCGGCCTGGAAGACCGTATGCCGATGCTCTGGACCTACGGCGTCGCCACCGGCAGGCTGACCATGAACGAGTTCGTCGCCGTCACCTCGACAAACATCGCCAAGATCCTCAACACCTACCCCAAAAAGGGTGCGGTGCTGGTCGGCGCCGATGCCGATCTGGTGATCTGGGATCCGGAAAAATCCAAGACGATTTCAGCCGGCAACCAGCAGTCGGCGATTGATTACAACGTGTTCGAGGGCAAGACCGTCAAAGGCCTGCCGCGCTACACCCTGACCAGAGGCATGGTCGCCATCGACGACGGTGAGATCAAGACCCAGGAAGGCCATGGCCAGTTCGTCAAGCGCCCGCCGGTCACGCCGATCAACAAGGCGCTGTCGACCTGGAAGGAACTCACCTCTCCACGCAAGGTCGAGCGCTCGGGCATTCCGGCAAGCGGGGTGTGA
- a CDS encoding ABC transporter ATP-binding protein: protein MPETVISAQNLDLTFETNDGPVHALKDITLDIAEGEFVSLIGPSGCGKTTLLRVIADLEQPTGGTVSINGMTPEQARMARAYGYVFQQAALLPWRTIEDNIALPLEVMGLDSAARASRIKSNLELVNLAGFEKKFPWQLSGGMQQRASIARALAVEPDMLLMDEPFGALDEIVRDHLNEQLLKLWAKTKKTVVFVTHSIPEAVFLSTKIVVMSPRPGRIYDVIDCSALGTERPLDIRETPEFLHIAHQVREGLKAGHSYDD, encoded by the coding sequence ATGCCTGAGACAGTCATTTCCGCCCAGAATCTGGATCTCACATTCGAGACCAATGACGGCCCGGTTCACGCCCTCAAGGACATCACGCTCGACATCGCAGAGGGCGAATTCGTCTCGCTGATCGGGCCGTCCGGTTGCGGCAAGACCACGCTGCTGAGGGTCATCGCCGATCTCGAGCAGCCGACCGGCGGCACGGTCTCGATCAACGGCATGACGCCCGAACAGGCCCGCATGGCGCGCGCCTATGGCTATGTGTTCCAGCAGGCGGCACTGCTTCCCTGGCGCACCATTGAGGACAACATCGCCCTGCCGCTCGAGGTCATGGGGCTTGATAGCGCCGCGCGCGCGTCACGCATCAAGAGCAATCTCGAACTGGTCAATCTGGCAGGCTTCGAGAAAAAATTCCCCTGGCAGCTTTCCGGCGGCATGCAGCAACGCGCCTCCATCGCTCGGGCCTTGGCGGTGGAGCCGGACATGCTGTTGATGGACGAACCCTTCGGCGCGCTCGACGAGATTGTCCGCGATCATCTGAACGAGCAATTGCTCAAACTCTGGGCCAAGACGAAAAAGACCGTGGTTTTCGTCACCCACTCAATCCCCGAGGCCGTGTTCCTGTCGACCAAGATCGTGGTGATGAGCCCGCGTCCGGGCCGCATTTACGATGTCATCGATTGCAGCGCGCTGGGCACGGAACGCCCGCTTGATATCCGCGAAACGCCGGAGTTCCTGCATATCGCCCATCAGGTCCGCGAAGGCCTCAAGGCGGGGCACAGCTATGATGACTAG
- a CDS encoding ABC transporter permease has product MTSPSLLRDKILPIGTVVLAIIAIWYLAAVYLNAPFERDQAERAGTEISFSEILPRTMAQERPVLPAPHQVFTELWETTVEKKITSKRSLIYHSWITLSSTLLGFAMGTVLGVALAVGIVHFQTLDRSLMPWIITSQTIPILAIAPMIIVVLNAVGISGLLPKATISMYLSFFPIAVGMTKGLRSPEVMHLDLMRTYSASASQTFWKLRLPAAVPFLVTSMKVAISIALVGAIVGELPTGAVAGLGARLLAGSYYGQTVQIWSALLMAAALAGILVSLVDIIGARVNRRMGVKPA; this is encoded by the coding sequence ATGACCTCACCCAGCCTCCTTCGCGACAAGATCCTGCCGATCGGAACGGTGGTGCTCGCGATCATCGCAATCTGGTATCTCGCAGCCGTGTACCTCAACGCGCCGTTTGAGCGCGATCAGGCCGAACGCGCCGGAACCGAGATCAGTTTTTCGGAAATTCTGCCGCGCACCATGGCCCAGGAACGCCCGGTGCTGCCCGCCCCACACCAGGTCTTCACAGAACTGTGGGAAACCACAGTGGAAAAGAAGATCACCTCCAAGCGCAGCCTGATCTACCATTCCTGGATCACGCTCTCCTCGACCCTGCTCGGCTTTGCCATGGGCACGGTGCTCGGCGTGGCGCTGGCGGTCGGCATCGTCCATTTCCAGACGCTTGACCGTTCGCTGATGCCCTGGATCATCACCTCGCAGACGATCCCCATCCTGGCAATCGCGCCGATGATCATCGTGGTGCTGAATGCCGTGGGCATATCCGGGCTGCTGCCGAAAGCGACGATCTCGATGTACCTCTCCTTCTTCCCCATCGCCGTGGGAATGACCAAGGGGCTGAGATCGCCCGAAGTGATGCATCTTGATCTGATGCGCACCTATTCGGCGTCCGCGTCGCAGACCTTCTGGAAGCTCCGCCTGCCGGCCGCCGTTCCGTTCCTCGTGACCTCGATGAAGGTCGCGATCTCGATTGCGCTGGTCGGCGCCATTGTCGGCGAACTGCCGACCGGCGCGGTGGCTGGTCTTGGTGCGCGGCTTCTCGCCGGTTCCTATTACGGCCAGACCGTGCAGATCTGGTCGGCACTGTTGATGGCGGCGGCTCTTGCGGGAATTCTGGTCTCACTGGTCGATATCATCGGCGCACGGGTCAACAGGCGCATGGGAGTGAAACCGGCATGA
- a CDS encoding Zn-dependent hydrolase, which produces MSAPAANLRINADRLWESLMDMAKIGPGIAGGNNRQTLTDEDGEGRHLFRKWCEDAGLTMGVDTMGNMFMTRPGTDPDALPVYVGSHLDTQPTGGKYDGVLGVLAGLELVRTLNDLDIKTKHPIVVVNWTNEEGTRFAPAMLASGVFAGIHTQDWAYDKVDAKGKRFGDELVRIGWKGDEEVGARKMHALFELHIEQGPILEAEGKDIGVVTHGQGLRWIQCTVTGKESHTGSTPMPMRKNAGRGLAQITELVHEIAMANAPNAVGAIGHIDVYPNSRNIIPGQVVFTIDFRSHELDTLNGMVDRLMAEAPKLCDALGVSFEAEIVGQFDPPEFDHGCVKAIRDAAERLGYSHMDIISGAGHDACWINRVAPTAMVMCPCVDGLSHNEAEEITREWAGAGCDVLMHAVVETAGVVE; this is translated from the coding sequence ATGTCCGCACCTGCAGCAAATCTTCGCATCAACGCCGACAGGCTGTGGGAATCGCTCATGGACATGGCCAAGATCGGACCGGGCATTGCCGGCGGCAACAACCGCCAAACGCTCACAGACGAGGACGGCGAAGGCCGCCACCTGTTCCGCAAATGGTGCGAAGACGCGGGTCTCACCATGGGCGTAGACACCATGGGCAACATGTTCATGACCCGGCCCGGCACTGATCCAGATGCGCTGCCGGTCTATGTCGGCTCTCACCTCGACACCCAACCAACGGGGGGCAAATATGACGGCGTGCTTGGCGTGCTTGCAGGCCTCGAGCTGGTCCGCACGCTGAACGATCTCGACATCAAGACCAAGCATCCGATCGTTGTGGTCAACTGGACCAACGAGGAAGGCACCCGCTTTGCGCCCGCGATGCTGGCTTCCGGCGTCTTTGCAGGCATCCACACCCAGGACTGGGCCTATGACAAGGTCGACGCCAAGGGCAAGCGCTTCGGCGACGAGCTGGTTCGCATCGGCTGGAAGGGCGACGAGGAAGTGGGCGCACGCAAGATGCATGCACTGTTTGAACTTCACATCGAGCAGGGCCCGATCCTGGAAGCCGAAGGCAAGGACATCGGCGTCGTCACCCACGGCCAGGGCCTGCGCTGGATACAGTGCACGGTGACCGGCAAGGAAAGCCACACCGGCTCGACCCCGATGCCGATGCGCAAGAACGCCGGCCGCGGCCTCGCCCAGATCACCGAGCTGGTGCACGAGATCGCGATGGCCAACGCGCCGAACGCCGTGGGCGCCATCGGCCACATCGACGTCTACCCGAACTCCCGCAACATCATTCCGGGCCAGGTGGTCTTCACCATCGATTTCCGCAGCCACGAGCTCGACACCTTGAACGGCATGGTCGACAGGCTGATGGCGGAAGCCCCGAAGCTTTGCGATGCCCTGGGCGTCAGCTTCGAGGCAGAGATCGTCGGCCAGTTCGACCCGCCGGAATTCGACCATGGCTGCGTCAAGGCGATCCGCGACGCGGCCGAGCGGCTCGGCTACTCGCACATGGACATCATCTCCGGTGCCGGCCACGATGCTTGCTGGATCAACCGCGTCGCCCCGACCGCCATGGTCATGTGCCCCTGCGTTGACGGGTTGAGCCACAACGAGGCCGAAGAGATCACAAGGGAATGGGCAGGCGCGGGATGCGACGTGCTGATGCATGCGGTGGTGGAAACGGCCGGGGTGGTGGAATAG
- a CDS encoding ABC transporter permease → MNGPFLTAILFWLAAWAVNVWLARLKPKNPSVTRLINVIIPVLFGAALIALWEGVTRGFNVPSVLLPAPSMIWGRILSSAHILWADFQQTYLKAVIAGYVMGCGIGFITAILVDRSPFLRKGVIPVGNLVAALPIVGVAPIMVMWFGFDWQSKAAVVVVMTFFPMLVNTVAGLAATGSMERDLMRTYAATRWQTLFKLRLPAAMPFIFNALKINSTLALIGAIVAEFFGTPIVGMGFRISTEVGRMNVDMVWATIFVAALAGSLSYGLIALAERAVTFWHPSYRRRAGA, encoded by the coding sequence ATGAACGGCCCCTTTCTCACGGCGATCCTGTTCTGGTTGGCGGCCTGGGCAGTCAATGTCTGGCTCGCCCGGCTGAAGCCGAAAAATCCGTCGGTCACAAGGTTGATCAATGTCATCATCCCGGTGCTCTTTGGCGCGGCCCTGATCGCACTCTGGGAAGGTGTGACCCGTGGTTTCAACGTGCCGAGCGTGCTGCTGCCCGCGCCCTCGATGATCTGGGGCCGAATTCTGAGCTCCGCCCACATTCTCTGGGCCGATTTCCAGCAGACCTATCTCAAGGCGGTGATCGCCGGTTACGTGATGGGATGCGGCATCGGCTTCATCACAGCGATCCTGGTGGACCGCAGCCCGTTCCTGCGCAAGGGCGTCATCCCTGTCGGCAATCTGGTCGCCGCCCTGCCGATCGTCGGTGTCGCTCCGATCATGGTCATGTGGTTCGGCTTCGACTGGCAGTCCAAGGCCGCCGTCGTGGTGGTGATGACCTTCTTCCCAATGCTGGTCAACACCGTCGCAGGCCTTGCCGCAACCGGCTCGATGGAGCGCGACCTGATGCGCACCTATGCCGCGACGCGCTGGCAGACGCTTTTCAAATTGCGGCTTCCCGCCGCTATGCCTTTCATATTCAATGCACTCAAGATCAACTCGACTCTGGCGCTTATCGGGGCCATTGTTGCGGAGTTCTTCGGCACCCCGATCGTCGGCATGGGCTTCCGGATCTCCACCGAAGTCGGGCGCATGAATGTGGATATGGTCTGGGCCACGATTTTCGTCGCGGCACTGGCCGGGTCACTTTCCTACGGGCTGATAGCGCTCGCGGAAAGGGCCGTAACTTTCTGGCATCCGTCCTACCGGCGCAGAGCCGGTGCATAA